The following proteins come from a genomic window of Iamia sp. SCSIO 61187:
- a CDS encoding pyridoxamine 5'-phosphate oxidase family protein yields the protein MPPTEIDDVLAHPVSQAMLGRDIARLAFVAPDGTPRVLPIGFHWNGTEVVMCTSTNARKVAALRANPAVALTIDTEVHPPDVLLLRGEAVLDEVAGIPEEYLQMNGSYEMTPEQRVEWEAGVRSLYDAMVRIVVRPTWAKMIDFEETLPDNVAELVARQAGDADAPS from the coding sequence ATGCCCCCGACCGAGATCGACGACGTGCTCGCCCACCCCGTCAGCCAGGCGATGCTGGGCCGTGACATCGCCCGCCTCGCCTTCGTCGCCCCCGACGGCACGCCCCGGGTGCTGCCGATCGGCTTCCACTGGAACGGCACCGAGGTGGTGATGTGCACCTCGACGAACGCCCGGAAGGTGGCGGCGCTGCGAGCCAACCCGGCGGTGGCCCTGACCATCGACACCGAGGTCCACCCGCCCGACGTCCTGCTGCTCCGCGGCGAGGCCGTGCTCGACGAGGTCGCGGGGATCCCCGAGGAGTACCTGCAGATGAACGGCTCCTACGAGATGACCCCCGAGCAGCGGGTCGAGTGGGAGGCCGGGGTCCGGTCGCTCTACGACGCCATGGTGCGCATCGTCGTGCGGCCCACCTGGGCCAAGATGATCGACTTCGAGGAGACGCTCCCCGACAACGTCGCCGAGCTGGTGGCGCGCCAGGCGGGCGACGCCGACGCCCCGTCGTGA
- a CDS encoding antibiotic biosynthesis monooxygenase: MFARVTRAQIDTDTVSVEDALRRFQAAAMPSLQEQHGYRGLCVLAGQEGEVLLVSFWATEASAHALEDGGWYFEVLRDFITLLQAEPGRATYEVLAADLSRATS; the protein is encoded by the coding sequence GTGTTCGCACGTGTCACGAGAGCTCAGATCGACACCGACACCGTGTCGGTCGAGGATGCCCTGCGGCGGTTCCAGGCGGCGGCCATGCCCTCGCTGCAGGAGCAGCACGGCTACCGAGGGCTGTGCGTCCTGGCCGGTCAGGAGGGCGAGGTCCTGCTCGTGTCGTTCTGGGCCACCGAGGCGTCGGCCCACGCCCTCGAGGACGGCGGGTGGTACTTCGAGGTCCTCCGCGACTTCATCACCCTGCTCCAGGCCGAGCCCGGTCGGGCCACCTACGAGGTGCTGGCCGCCGACCTGAGCCGGGCGACGAGCTGA
- a CDS encoding cyclic nucleotide-binding/CBS domain-containing protein has translation MSSDTESRDTERRVGDLVTAPPVVVGEDTCLRLALLQLEEVGAPAAVVGHTRNVAGIVSEHDLARALAHDMDLDATPVHAVMTPYFASLEASSTVEAAQRVARSRPMHVLAVTDDGTVVGLVTTEAVLREPVRA, from the coding sequence ATGAGCAGCGACACGGAGAGCCGAGACACCGAGAGGCGCGTCGGGGACCTGGTGACCGCGCCGCCCGTGGTGGTCGGGGAGGACACCTGCCTGCGGCTGGCGCTGCTCCAGCTGGAGGAGGTCGGGGCGCCGGCGGCGGTGGTGGGCCACACCCGCAACGTGGCCGGGATCGTGTCCGAGCACGACCTGGCCCGGGCCCTCGCCCACGACATGGACCTCGACGCCACCCCGGTCCACGCCGTGATGACGCCCTACTTCGCCTCGTTGGAGGCGTCGTCGACGGTCGAGGCGGCCCAGCGCGTCGCCCGGTCTCGGCCCATGCACGTCCTCGCCGTGACCGACGACGGGACCGTGGTGGGCCTGGTCACGACCGAAGCGGTCCTCCGGGAGCCGGTCCGGGCCTGA